One Rosa chinensis cultivar Old Blush chromosome 3, RchiOBHm-V2, whole genome shotgun sequence DNA window includes the following coding sequences:
- the LOC112194405 gene encoding MADS-box transcription factor 23 isoform X1 — MLGNDTERNSQTRKMGRGKIEIKKIENLSSRQVTFSKRRSGLFKKAAELSVLCDAEIAVIIFSQTGKLYEQSSTSMEKILSRYHNFSNKQGLLQLEYSSEERPHESAEEDLKFDSSVLQRKFEAMQQKIEALQLELCRMKGQKLDGLSLNDLYELEKQQMEGELAVKNKKEEILSEEKQKTTKEHEKAMQKIENLEREIEELRRQNYVRPSIIESHPPKKRLLYFTNSSKAVSNCSTASEHESDEHSDTSLQLGFNFSGCHHPSVGQCKRKEASIRPSSNDSGSQVVSD; from the exons ATGTTGGGGAACGATACAGAACGAAACTCACAGACCAGAAAGATGGGTCGGGGGAAAATTGAGATCAAGAAGATTGAAAATCTCAGTAGCAGGCAAGTCACGTTCTCAAAACGCCGCAGCGGATTGTTCAAGAAGGCAGCCGAATTGTCAGTACTATGCGATGCCGAGATTGCAGTCATAATTTTTTCTCAAACTGGAAAGCTTTATGAACAATCAAGCACCAg CATGGAGAAAATTCTTTCTAGGTATCACAATTTTTCAAACAAGCAGGGCCTCCTCCAATTAGAGTATTCTTCAGAAGAGCGCCCCCATGAATCTGCTGAAGAG GATCTGAAATTTGATTCAAGCGTACTGCAGAGAAAATTTGAAGCAATGCAGCAAAAGATTGAAGCATTACAGTTGGAACTCTG TCGGATGAAGGGTCAGAAACTGGATGGGCTGAGCTTAAATGACCTGTATGAGCTGGAGAAACAACAAATGGAAGGGGAATTAGCTGTTAAGAACAAGAAGGAGGAAATACTTTCGGAGGAGAAACAGAAGACTACAAAGGAGCATGAGAAGGCTATGCAAAAGATTGAGAATCTGGAAAGAGAGATTGAGGAATTGAGGAGGCAAAACTATGTGCGCCCTTCTATCATTGAATCCCATCCTCCTAAGAAGAGGCTTTTATACTTTACAAACTCATCCAAAGCCGTTTCCAATTGTTCAACTGCCTCTGAGCACGAAAGTGACGAGCATTCGGACACTTCTTTGCAATTGGG GTTTAATTTCTCAGGTTGTCATCATCCAAGTGTTGGTCAGTGCAAGAGGAAAGAAGCCAGCATTCGCCCCAGTTCTAATGATTCTGGGAGTCAAGTAGTCTCAGACTGA
- the LOC112193435 gene encoding protein MIZU-KUSSEI 1, giving the protein MNLQRSNSISTSSTTTRKIVPSNQFIRSSSTALTPPQHHHHRRRQNDDVSNKLLIPKHSSSSSPVSFDHLSKTQTKISSLLRSFLNLISFPAAIINLPASCKWLAISSHLSVTPSLGRKVTGTLFGNRRGHVSFAVQLDPRSEPVLLLELAMSTSSLVKEMSSGLVRIALESERYQGSGRGGGRKPLFHEPTWTMYCNGRKLGYAASRICGESDWHVLNTVGSVSVGAGVIPVVDDGKVGSGGSSEGLGELLYMRARFERVVGSRDSEAFYMLNPDGSNGGPELSIFLLRI; this is encoded by the coding sequence ATGAACCTCCAAAGAAGCAATAGCATTAGTACTAGCTCCACCACAACTAGAAAAATCGTCCCTTCAAACCAGTTCATCAGATCCTCTTCAACAGCTCTGACACCACCTCAACATCATCACCACCGCCGTCGCCAAAACGACGACGTCTCCAACAAGCTACTGATTCCCAAACACAGCTCTTCATCGTCCCCGGTCTCTTTCGACCACCTCTCCAAAACCCAGACAAAGATCTCCTCACTCCTCCGCTCTTTTCTCAACCTCATCTCCTTCCCAGCCGCCATTATCAACCTCCCCGCCAGCTGCAAGTGGCTCGCCATCTCTTCCCACCTCTCGGTCACGCCCTCTCTCGGCCGGAAAGTCACCGGAACCCTATTTGGTAACCGCCGCGGCCACGTCAGCTTCGCCGTCCAGCTCGACCCCAGGTCCGAGCCCGTCTTGCTTCTCGAGCTGGCCATGTCCACGTCTTCCCTCGTTAAGGAGATGTCTTCCGGACTCGTCCGCATTGCTCTCGAGTCCGAAAGGTATCAGGGTTCAGGCCGTGGTGGCGGCCGGAAGCCTTTGTTTCACGAGCCTACCTGGACCATGTACTGCAATGGGAGGAAGTTGGGGTACGCGGCGTCTCGCATATGCGGAGAGTCCGACTGGCACGTGCTGAATACTGTCGGGAGCGTTTCAGTTGGAGCCGGGGTGATTCCGGTGGTGGACGACGGGAAAGTGGGTAGCGGCGGGTCGTCGGAGGGTTTAGGCGAGTTGCTTTACATGAGGGCTCGGTTTGAACGAGTTGTGGGGAGCCGTGACTCGGAGGCCTTTTACATGTTGAATCCTGATGGGAGTAATGGAGGTCCAGAACTCAGCATCTTCTTGCTTAGAATATGA
- the LOC112194405 gene encoding MADS-box transcription factor 23 isoform X2, with amino-acid sequence MLGNDTERNSQTRKMGRGKIEIKKIENLSSRQVTFSKRRSGLFKKAAELSVLCDAEIAVIIFSQTGKLYEQSSTSMEKILSRYHNFSNKQGLLQLEYSSEERPHESAEEDLKFDSSVLQRKFEAMQQKIEALQLELCRMKGQKLDGLSLNDLYELEKQQMEGELAVKNKKEEILSEEKQKTTKEHEKAMQKIENLEREIEELRRQNYVRPSIIESHPPKKRLLYFTNSSKAVSNCSTASEHESDEHSDTSLQLGLSSSKCWSVQEERSQHSPQF; translated from the exons ATGTTGGGGAACGATACAGAACGAAACTCACAGACCAGAAAGATGGGTCGGGGGAAAATTGAGATCAAGAAGATTGAAAATCTCAGTAGCAGGCAAGTCACGTTCTCAAAACGCCGCAGCGGATTGTTCAAGAAGGCAGCCGAATTGTCAGTACTATGCGATGCCGAGATTGCAGTCATAATTTTTTCTCAAACTGGAAAGCTTTATGAACAATCAAGCACCAg CATGGAGAAAATTCTTTCTAGGTATCACAATTTTTCAAACAAGCAGGGCCTCCTCCAATTAGAGTATTCTTCAGAAGAGCGCCCCCATGAATCTGCTGAAGAG GATCTGAAATTTGATTCAAGCGTACTGCAGAGAAAATTTGAAGCAATGCAGCAAAAGATTGAAGCATTACAGTTGGAACTCTG TCGGATGAAGGGTCAGAAACTGGATGGGCTGAGCTTAAATGACCTGTATGAGCTGGAGAAACAACAAATGGAAGGGGAATTAGCTGTTAAGAACAAGAAGGAGGAAATACTTTCGGAGGAGAAACAGAAGACTACAAAGGAGCATGAGAAGGCTATGCAAAAGATTGAGAATCTGGAAAGAGAGATTGAGGAATTGAGGAGGCAAAACTATGTGCGCCCTTCTATCATTGAATCCCATCCTCCTAAGAAGAGGCTTTTATACTTTACAAACTCATCCAAAGCCGTTTCCAATTGTTCAACTGCCTCTGAGCACGAAAGTGACGAGCATTCGGACACTTCTTTGCAATTGGG GTTGTCATCATCCAAGTGTTGGTCAGTGCAAGAGGAAAGAAGCCAGCATTCGCCCCAGTTCTAA
- the LOC112193411 gene encoding kinesin-like protein KIN-14L: protein MEDRSRTGLHDFTRASRKAEESAWRRFQAVEWLESFVGPLGIPNQPSEKEFISCLRNGLILCNAINKIQPASVPRVVESQIPLQSLSRESQPLPAYQYFENVRNFLVAAEELKLPAFEASDLERDTLDAGSAGKVVDCVLALRSYNEWKQMSNGNGCYKHIKSPLVMHSANRMHSRPPAMVSSHSCRNLDMSAGLDRQLSIEDDKRKPEVDSIESVVKLIATSMVDIKENIDDNLLASYHNGDLDAVSVFRRIMTSCLEEHFQKKLPELECTLKESSKGRSSSPAHSTSIPLEDISAVENSRCCKACLRKGNCNHRLLFQMQEKELVDLKALWLSAKTEFEDLQSQLHSDLKDLGTQVQELSAAALGYHKVVQENRKLYNMVQDLKGNIRVYCRIRPSFNCESKNIIDFIGGDGSLVILDPAKPQKDGRKVFQFNQVFGPAATQDEVFKDTQPLIRSVMDGYNVCIFAYGQTGSGKTHTMSGPSGGLTSDMGINYLALNDLFQMSKRRKDIIHYDIHVQMVEIYNEQVRDLLVQDSCTVKLEIRSCTGDNGLSIPDATMHSVNSTTDVLNLMKYGEVNRVVSTTAMNNRSSRSHSVLTVHVHGKDTTGGTFHSCLHLVDLAGSERVDKSEVTGDRLKEAQYINKSLSCLGDVITALAQKNSHIPYRNSKLTLLLQGSLGGHAKTLMLAHVSPEEDSFSETVSTLKFAQRVSTVELGAACANKQSGEVMQLKEQIESLKKALANKEAQSIQFNKTWDKPGAVTERTPQRTRRLSIENCSTAKTEKAQNPEDRKGSKSPLPTRLRRLSLEGPRSVKKDGLRISHDVGKSSLPSKVMEEYGQLHGSEAVAKPVGHFSNHDATLEVHRTKAPRSPTSASYQKQVLDANSRRPKTPEPRPRTPLSPTSVTYQKRVPETDGRKQVPLPQPPTTPESHPKAPRSPRMTYQKQGTQIPVLRIPSTPEPPRFATNEVQLVMESKGSLSTGYVTPNLTSSTTGKGSQIRRSLRTIGKLINGSEKRNQQPMMETHSTTKCAGNLNDEKSQITSSARTLRRQSLTGIPTSGSARRSSLGGKPEDTSVNDKRAKTPPPVCSSTKNNKRWL from the exons ATGGAGGACCGATCAAGAACTGGGTTGCACGATTTTACTAGGGCTTCAAGAAAGGCTGAAGAATCAG CCTGGAGGCGATTTCAAGCAGTTGAGTGGCTTGAGAGCTTTGTGGGTCCACTTGGCATACCGAACCAGCCATCGGAGAAGGAGTTCATTTCTTGCCTGAGAAATGGTCTCATCCTATGCAATGCCATAAACAAGATTCAACCCGCATCAGTGCCCAGG GTGGTGGAGAGCCAAATACCTTTACAATCACTAAGCAGGGAATCTCAACCATTGCCTGCATATCAGTACTTTGAGAATGTCCGAAACTTTCTGGTTGCTGCTGAAGAGTTAAAGCTGCCTGCTTTTGAAGCCTCTGACCTTGAAAGG GATACATTGGACGCAGGGTCTGCAGGGAAGGTCGTTGATTGTGTTTTAGCCCTTAGATCCTATAATGAGTGGAAGCAGATGAGCAATGGGAATGGATGttataaacatataaaatctcCCTTAGTTATGCATTCTGCCAATAGAATGCATTCAAGACCCCCAGCTATGGTCTCCTCGCACTCTTGCAGGAACTTGGATATGTCTGCTGGACTTGATAGACAACTATCGATCGAGGATGACAAACGGAAACCTGAAG TGGATTCTATAGAATCTGTTGTCAAGTTAATTGCTACTTCTATGGTTGACATAAAGGAAAACATTGATGATAACCTTCTTGCTTCCTACCATAACGGAGATCTG GATGCTGTTAGTGTCTTTAGAAGGATCATGACAAGTTGTCTAGAGGAACATTTTCAAAAGAAGTTACCTGAG TTGGAGTGTACGTTAAAAGAATCCTCCAAAGGAAGAAGCAGCTCACCTGCACATTCAACATCTATTCCTCTAGAGGATATATCTGCTGTTGAAAATTCAAGA TGCTGCAAAGCTTGTTTGAGAAAGGGTAACTGCAACCACCGGCTTCTATTTCAAATGCAAGAGAAAGAACTAGTG GATCTAAAGGCATTGTGGTTAAGTGCAAAAACAGAGTTCGAAGACCTACAATCCCAGCTGCACAGTGATTTGAAAGACTTGG GGACACAGGTACAAGAGCTGTCTGCTGCTGCTCTTGGCTATCATAAGGTGGTGCAAGAGAATAGAAAACTGTACAACATGGTTCAGGATTTGAAAG GTAATATTAGAGTCTACTGCAGGATTAGGCCGTCCTTCAATTGTGAATCCAAAAACATTATAGATTTCATTGGAGGGGATGGATCACTTGTGATCCTGGACCCTGCAAAGCCCCAGAAGGATGGAAGGAAAGTTTTTCAGTTCAATCAAGTGTTTGGTCCAGCTGCTACCCAAG ATGAGGTTTTCAAGGACACTCAACCTTTGATCAGGTCTGTGATGGATGGCTACAATGTATGCATATTTGCTTATGGTCAAACTGGATCAGGCAAAACACATACCATG AGTGGTCCATCTGGTGGGTTAACTAGCGACATGGGGATTAATTATCTAGCTCTCAACGATCTCTTCCAGATGTCAAAAAGAAGGAAGGATATCATACATTATGACATTCATGTTCAAATGGTTGAAATTTACAATGAACAAGTACGAGATCTTCTTGTACAAGATTCATGTACTGTCAA ATTAGAGATCCGGAGCTGCACCGGTGATAATGGCTTGAGTATTCCAGATGCTACAATGCATTCAGTGAATTCAACCACTGATGTTCTTAACCTCATGAAATACGGTGAGGTGAATCGAGTTGTCAGTACTACTGCAATGAATAACCGCAGTAGCCGTTCCCATAG TGTCCTGACTGTCCATGTGCATGGAAAAGATACAACTGGAGGTACTTTCCACAGTTGCCTTCATTTAGTTGACCTGGCGGGAAGTGAACGGGTGGACAAATCTGAAGTTACAGGAGACAGGCTCAAAGAGGCACAGTATATCAACAAGTCTCTTTCTTGTTTAGGAGATGTTATTACAGCCTTGGCTCAGAAGAATTCTCACATCCCTTACAGAAACAGCAAACTCACACTTTTGTTGCAAGGCTCTTTAG GTGGACATGCTAAAACTTTAATGCTTGCTCATGTGAGTCCAGAAGAAGATTCTTTCAGTGAAACGGTTAGTACCTTGAAGTTTGCTCAGAGGGTTTCCACTGTTGAACTTGGTGCTGCTTGTGCAAACAAGCAGAGTGGTGAGGTTATGCAACTCAAAGAACAG ATTGAGAGCCTGAAAAAGGCATTAGCAAACAAGGAAGCTCAGAGTATACAGTTCAACAAAACCTGGGACAAACCAGGAGCAGTGACTGAGAGGACTCCTCAACGCACCAGAAGATTAAGCATTGAAAATTGCAGTACTGCAAAGACTGAGAAAGCACAGAACCCTGAAGACAGAAAGGGATCAAAAAGTCCTTTGCCAACTCGTTTAAGAAGATTGAGCTTGGAAGGCCCAAGATCTGTTAAGAAGGATGGTCTTCGGATATCACATGACGTGGGGAAATCCTCCCTACCATCTAAGGTAATGGAGGAATATGGTCAACTTCACGGTTCAGAAGCAGTCGCAAAGCCAGTTGGGCATTTCAGCAATCATGATGCCACATTGGAAGTGCATCGTACCAAAGCTCCTCGAAGTCCCACAAGCGCTTCCTATCAGAAGCAAGTGTTAGATGCTAATAGTAGAAGACCAAAAACACCTGAACCTCGTCCCAGGACTCCTCTTAGTCCAACAAGTGTTACCTATCAGAAGAGAGTGCCAGAAACAGATGGTAGAAAACAAGTTCCTCTTCCTCAGCCACCAACGACTCCTGAGTCTCATCCCAAGGCCCCTCGAAGTCCAAGGATGACCTATCAGAAGCAAGGGACACAAATTCCTGTTCTGCGGATTCCATCAACACCTGAACCTCCAAGATTTGCTACAAATGAGGTACAGCTTGTTATGGAAAGCAAGGGCAGTCTTTCAACGGGTTATGTAACACCTAATTTGACAAGTAGCACAACTGGAAAAGGATCACAGATAAGGAGATCCTTGCGGACCATTGGAAAACTGATTAATGGCTCTGAGAAGAG GAACCAGCAACCTATGATGGAAACACATTCAACAACTAAATGTGCAGGCAATTTGAATGATGAGAAATCACAGATTACTAGTAGTGCAAGAACTCTGAGGCGGCAATCATTAACAGGCATTCCAACATCAGGATCTGCCCGACGATCCTCTCTTGGAGGGAAGCCAGAAGACACTA GTGTAAATGACAAGAGAGCCAAAACACCTCCACCCGTCTGCTCGTCAACGAAAAATAACAAGCGGTGGCTTTAG